Proteins encoded in a region of the Elaeis guineensis isolate ETL-2024a chromosome 7, EG11, whole genome shotgun sequence genome:
- the LOC105049152 gene encoding tetrahydroberberine oxidase-like — MAISAFGNLAIFSLLLLITAASAITASNTAHENFLQCFLNHAQPSNASSHLVYTPNTTAYNTVLRSSIQNIRFLYSSTTKKPVLIVTPTNESHVQASVVCSRKHGLNIRVRSGGHDYEGMSYVSDHEVFIIVDLANLRSITVDAEHGTAWVQAGATLGELYYAIGVNNKTTGFTAGVCPTVGVGGHISGGGIGTISRKYGAAADNVIDAQLVDAHGRLLNRESMGEDLFWAIRGGGAASFGIVLSYKIKLVYVPPIVTAFNINRNLRQNATYLVSRWQQIAEKFDENLYMRVIAQAVDDSTTGNRTIQALFNSLFLGTCEELVTLMEKSFPELGFEAKDCSGSEMSWLESVLFFAGYSNESVNILLDRRPEYNSSFKAKSDFVREPIPETEWEKIWKFLLEAKDEPLVMIMEPFGGRLSEISESAIPFPHRKGNLYIIQYFMRWFEIDPAVTKRHLDWMRKLYAFMTPYVSSHPRAAYLNYKDIDLGRTVKHTTYKDARVWGTKYFKNNFKRLAYVKDKVDPSNFFRNEQSIPPLLVL; from the coding sequence ATGGCAATATCAGCCTTTGGAAACCTTGcaattttttctctcttgcttCTAATTACAGCTGCATCTGCCATCACAGCTTCCAATACAGCCCATGAAAACTTCCTCCAATGCTTCCTAAATCACGCTCAACCCTCCAACGCCTCCTCCCATCTAGTGTATACCCCAAATACCACTGCCTACAATACTGTCCTTCGATCATCCATCCAAAACATCCGTTTCCTCTACTCATCCACTACAAAGAAGCCTGTCCTCATTGTCACACCAACAAATGAATCCCACGTTCAAGCCTCTGTCGTCTGCAGCAGGAAGCATGGACTTAATATCAGGGTCCGGAGTGGTGGCCATGATTATGAGGGCATGTCTTATGTTTCAGACCACGAGGTGTTCATCATCGTCGATCTTGCTAACCTCCGATCGATCACGGTCGATGCAGAGCATGGCACCGCTTGGGTTCAGGCTGGTGCAACACTCGGAGAACTTTATTACGCAATTGGAGTGAACAACAAGACCACTGGTTTCACTGCTGGAGTATGTCCTACTGTTGGAGTCGGTGGCCACATCAGTGGCGGCGGGATCGGGACCATATCAAGGAAGTATGGTGCAGCTGCCGATAATGTGATCGATGCGCAATTGGTTGATGCCCATGGTAGGCTCCTGAACCGAGAATCTATGGGTGAGGATCTGTTTTGGGCCATAAGAGGAGGTGGTGCAGCAAGCTTTGGCATCGTCCTCTCCTATAAAATCAAGTTGGTGTATGTTCCACCAATAGTCACTGCATTTAATATTAACAGAAATTTGAGGCAAAATGCTACGTACCTTGTAAGCAGGTGGCAGCAAATTGCAGAGAAGTTCGATGAGAATCTTTACATGAGAGTCATAGCACAAGCTGTTGATGACTCAACAACAGGAAATAGAACCATTCAAGCTCTGTTCAACTCTCTTTTCCTTGGAACATGCGAAGAACTCGTCACCTTGATGGAAAAGAGCTTTCCCGAACTGGGTTTTGAGGCCAAGGATTGCTCAGGTTCGGAGATGAGTTGGCTGGAGTCTGTTCTCTTCTTTGCAGGCTACAGCAATGAAAGTGTAAACATCTTATTGGACAGGAGACCTGAATACAACAGCTCTTTTAAAGCTAAATCAGACTTCGTGAGAGAGCCAATTCCTGAGACCGAGTGGGAAAAGATATGGAAATTTCTTCTGGAAGCGAAAGATGAGCCCCTGGTGATGATAATGGAACCCTTTGGTGGAAGGCTGAGCGAGATTTCAGAATCTGCAATTCCTTTCCCTCACAGGAAGGGAAATCTGTATATAATTCAGTACTTCATGAGGTGGTTTGAGATAGATCCTGCAGTGACAAAAAGGCATCTAGATTGGATGAGGAagttgtatgccttcatgactcCATACGTCTCTAGCCATCCAAGGGCTGCCTATCTCAACTACAAGGATATTGACTTGGGTAGAACCGTCAAACATACAACTTACAAAGACGCAAGGGTTTGGGGTACAAAGTATTTCAAGAATAACTTCAAAAGATTGGCATATGTGAAGGATAAGGTTGATCCAAGCAACTTCTTCAGGAACGAACAGAGCATCCCACCCCTTCTGGTTCTGTAA